The following are encoded in a window of Deinococcus sedimenti genomic DNA:
- a CDS encoding M48 family metallopeptidase gives MTGWEVAGVPVQIRRSARRRTVAVQVTPGAVTLYAPTRVPLAQLRDILDARRDWVAGHLAGYAARPPQRPDAQTGQRVPFLGQDLTLHLDATRTRPDRSGDTLHLPVQNAEAHLTAWTRRACAAPYRELVQEYAARLGAADRLSAVHVSDTRTRWGSCSADGVIRLHWKLSRAPSEILHYVALHEAAHLLELNHSPRYWAHVTRLMPDWQTKRAWLREDGHTL, from the coding sequence GGGAGGTCGCGGGCGTACCCGTGCAGATCAGACGCAGCGCGCGGCGGCGCACGGTCGCCGTGCAGGTCACGCCGGGCGCCGTGACCCTGTACGCCCCGACCCGCGTTCCGCTGGCGCAACTGCGCGACATTCTCGACGCCCGCCGCGACTGGGTCGCCGGGCACCTCGCCGGGTACGCCGCGCGCCCACCGCAGCGCCCCGACGCGCAGACCGGACAGCGCGTCCCGTTCCTGGGGCAGGACCTGACCCTGCACCTGGACGCGACCCGCACCCGCCCGGACCGCAGCGGGGACACCCTGCACCTGCCCGTGCAGAACGCCGAGGCGCACCTGACCGCCTGGACCCGCCGCGCCTGCGCCGCCCCTTACCGCGAACTGGTGCAGGAGTACGCCGCGCGACTCGGCGCCGCTGACCGCCTGAGTGCCGTGCACGTCAGCGACACCCGCACCCGCTGGGGCAGCTGCTCCGCCGACGGCGTTATCCGCCTCCACTGGAAACTCAGCCGCGCCCCCAGCGAGATCCTGCACTACGTCGCGCTGCACGAGGCCGCGCACCTCCTCGAACTCAACCACTCTCCGCGCTACTGGGCGCACGTCACCCGCCTCATGCCCGACTGGCAGACGAAACGCGCGTGGCTCAGGGAGGACGGTCACACCCTCTGA